The following coding sequences lie in one Myxococcus xanthus genomic window:
- the tagF gene encoding type VI secretion system-associated protein TagF — MAVQSPRIGLLGKTPRQAEFIRHNAATPLALQLYGWMEAGVERSRRARVDLPAEPVCFVFTAPGQKQALVGLMAPSQDSVGRTFPLAVFTEVSSAETASRLALTPEAYQPFLRAAGALAQSAAELEVPQLLERVAALPLPGPGDYSLAKRLLNAVLADHHTVDLLGPVVEGTPEGGRYYALHTFLTACAGERGREQSPAGVTLDCPLSTRVGPVAWLELSSRLLKWTHQPPAFFWSEGEKPRLLISLGAASPALFLALAQPSRPGAQVWPLRTERPAAIDNARKGLTASARQVIDAPSTTLEQLLQTLSR, encoded by the coding sequence ATGGCAGTGCAGTCGCCGCGCATCGGCCTGCTGGGCAAGACGCCCCGACAGGCCGAGTTCATCCGCCACAACGCGGCCACCCCGCTGGCCCTCCAGCTCTACGGCTGGATGGAAGCGGGCGTGGAGCGTTCGCGAAGAGCCCGGGTGGACCTGCCCGCCGAGCCCGTCTGTTTCGTCTTCACCGCGCCCGGCCAGAAGCAGGCGCTGGTGGGGCTGATGGCGCCCAGCCAGGACAGCGTGGGCCGGACATTCCCCCTGGCTGTCTTCACCGAGGTGTCCTCGGCGGAGACGGCCTCGCGGCTCGCGTTGACACCAGAGGCGTACCAGCCCTTCCTGCGCGCCGCCGGTGCGCTGGCCCAGTCCGCCGCGGAGCTGGAGGTGCCACAGCTGCTGGAGCGCGTGGCGGCGCTGCCCCTGCCGGGGCCGGGGGACTACAGCCTCGCGAAGCGGCTGCTCAACGCCGTGCTGGCGGACCACCACACCGTGGACCTGCTGGGCCCGGTGGTGGAGGGCACGCCGGAAGGTGGGCGTTACTACGCGCTGCACACCTTCCTCACCGCGTGCGCGGGCGAGCGCGGAAGGGAGCAGTCACCGGCTGGCGTCACCCTGGACTGTCCGCTGTCCACGCGCGTGGGGCCAGTGGCCTGGCTGGAGCTGTCCTCGCGGCTGCTCAAGTGGACGCACCAGCCGCCGGCCTTCTTCTGGTCCGAGGGCGAGAAGCCCCGGCTGCTCATCAGCCTGGGAGCGGCCTCCCCTGCGCTCTTCCTCGCGCTGGCCCAGCCCAGCCGTCCGGGCGCCCAGGTGTGGCCGCTGCGCACCGAGCGCCCCGCCGCCATCGACAACGCGCGCAAGGGCCTCACGGCCTCGGCGCGACAGGTCATCGACGCGCCATCCACCACCCTGGAACAGCTGTTGCAGACGCTTTCACGCTGA
- the tssA gene encoding type VI secretion system protein TssA: MPPTLEQLRERALPWAEPVPGATPAGVQAKHEPAYEAVALEVAKLESPASNAVRWDDVVEGASELLKHTTKDLWLASYMAYGLYATRGLDGAATGTAVLAEVTERYWQDLFPEAKRLRGRANAVAWFVDRLGRILPTVDQASVSAEPLDALAVAVKRLAQLSRERFSDMAPAFGPLQDAIARLRAGLPEPEPVSVPDGRTASSGDADASQPPVDGNASSQEEDSASGEAGETGVRAADSAHATRHGAPPDSADTSPHGNDNRSARDAANGKPSQGNASATANGKPAQANGAGNSAAVGKGNTTQGNPTAKSAPAAKGNTAQDTAPGKGSAANPSSASANGTQAPPRAAAIEVPPLPELPSAPDLSSVDAVTDFLRTVGGALLGAAGALRRASPEDPLSYRLNRMGLWLHLTQPPAADGNGRTQIHPLPDLLRTKLETLEQNQRWGDLLDESESALARHRFTLTLHRYSAIALEGLGAAYAGARTALVQELAIQLRRMAGVETLISTLGTPLTDDATQDWLRDHVLRASAPPPAPSAAAVSVSTALALALRPLALGPPVHADSAALEAEARTLLEEGRVHEAVTRLQAAVTAASTGRARFISRLELARLCANAGQLPLARAVYDALDEEVTAHALDTWEPALAAACLEGWLQTRTDAEKESGPVAVKFRNRYRRLALLDSSATLRVGA, from the coding sequence ATGCCTCCCACCCTGGAACAGCTTCGCGAGCGTGCCCTCCCCTGGGCCGAGCCCGTGCCGGGGGCGACCCCGGCCGGCGTGCAGGCGAAGCACGAGCCCGCCTACGAGGCCGTCGCGCTGGAAGTCGCGAAGTTGGAGTCCCCGGCCAGCAACGCCGTGCGCTGGGATGACGTCGTCGAGGGCGCCAGCGAGCTGCTGAAGCACACCACCAAGGACCTCTGGCTCGCCTCGTACATGGCCTACGGCCTGTATGCCACGCGCGGCCTGGACGGCGCGGCCACCGGCACGGCCGTGCTCGCCGAGGTGACGGAGCGCTACTGGCAGGACCTCTTCCCGGAGGCGAAGCGGCTGCGCGGCCGGGCCAACGCCGTGGCCTGGTTCGTGGACCGGCTGGGCCGCATCCTGCCCACCGTGGACCAGGCCTCCGTGAGCGCGGAGCCCCTGGATGCGCTGGCGGTCGCGGTGAAGCGCCTGGCCCAGCTCTCACGCGAGCGGTTCTCCGACATGGCCCCCGCGTTCGGGCCGCTCCAGGACGCCATCGCCCGGCTCCGCGCCGGACTCCCCGAGCCTGAACCCGTGAGCGTCCCGGATGGACGCACCGCGTCCTCGGGGGACGCAGACGCCTCGCAGCCCCCGGTGGATGGGAATGCGTCGTCCCAGGAGGAGGACTCCGCGTCCGGCGAGGCCGGAGAGACCGGTGTGCGCGCGGCGGACTCCGCGCATGCCACGCGGCATGGAGCGCCTCCGGACAGCGCTGACACGTCCCCCCATGGCAATGACAACCGTTCCGCGCGGGACGCGGCCAACGGCAAGCCCTCCCAAGGCAATGCCAGCGCCACCGCCAACGGCAAACCTGCTCAAGCCAATGGTGCTGGAAACAGCGCCGCCGTGGGCAAAGGCAACACCACCCAGGGCAATCCCACAGCGAAGAGCGCCCCCGCGGCAAAAGGCAACACCGCGCAGGACACCGCCCCAGGCAAAGGCAGTGCAGCCAACCCAAGCAGCGCCTCCGCGAACGGCACACAAGCCCCGCCGCGCGCCGCCGCCATCGAAGTCCCTCCCCTCCCCGAGCTTCCCTCCGCCCCGGACCTGTCCAGCGTGGACGCGGTCACGGACTTCCTGCGCACCGTGGGCGGCGCGCTGCTGGGCGCCGCGGGCGCGCTGCGCCGGGCAAGCCCCGAGGACCCGCTCTCCTACCGCCTCAACCGCATGGGCCTGTGGCTGCACCTGACCCAGCCGCCCGCCGCGGATGGAAATGGCCGCACGCAGATTCACCCACTGCCGGACCTGCTGCGCACCAAGCTGGAGACCCTGGAGCAGAACCAGCGCTGGGGCGACCTGCTGGACGAGTCCGAGTCAGCCCTGGCTCGCCACCGATTCACCCTGACGCTCCACCGTTACAGCGCCATCGCCCTGGAGGGACTGGGTGCCGCGTACGCCGGGGCTCGTACCGCGCTGGTGCAGGAACTGGCCATCCAGCTCCGCCGGATGGCTGGCGTGGAGACGCTCATCTCCACCCTGGGCACCCCGCTCACGGACGATGCCACCCAAGACTGGCTGCGCGACCACGTCCTCCGCGCGAGCGCGCCCCCTCCCGCCCCGTCCGCCGCCGCGGTGTCGGTGTCCACGGCCCTGGCCCTGGCCCTGCGGCCCCTGGCACTGGGCCCGCCTGTCCATGCCGACAGCGCGGCGCTGGAAGCCGAAGCCCGCACGTTGCTGGAGGAAGGCCGCGTTCACGAAGCTGTCACCCGGTTGCAGGCCGCCGTCACCGCCGCCAGCACCGGCCGCGCCCGCTTCATCTCCCGGCTGGAGCTGGCGCGGCTGTGTGCCAATGCGGGCCAGTTGCCGCTCGCGCGCGCCGTCTATGACGCACTGGACGAAGAGGTCACCGCCCACGCGCTCGACACCTGGGAGCCGGCGCTCGCCGCCGCGTGTCTGGAGGGGTGGCTGCAAACCCGAACCGACGCCGAAAAGGAGTCTGGACCGGTGGCAGTGAAATTTCGAAACCGGTATCGTCGTCTAGCGTTGCTGGACTCTTCCGCCACGCTGCGCGTCGGCGCTTGA
- the tssB gene encoding type VI secretion system contractile sheath small subunit — protein sequence MSKESSVAPTERVNIVYKPATGNAQEQVELPLKVLMLGDFTGQEDARPLEQRAPINVDKANFNEVMAQQNLKVTLTAADKLSADPNATMNVSLQFKNLNDFSPESVVNQVPELKKLLELRSALNALKGPLGNLPAFRKKLQALLADEDGRKALIKELGLTEETK from the coding sequence ATGAGCAAAGAGAGTTCCGTCGCCCCGACCGAGCGCGTCAACATCGTCTACAAGCCCGCCACCGGCAACGCGCAGGAGCAGGTGGAGCTGCCGCTGAAGGTGCTGATGCTGGGGGACTTCACGGGTCAGGAAGACGCCCGTCCGCTGGAGCAGCGCGCGCCCATCAACGTGGACAAGGCCAACTTCAATGAAGTCATGGCCCAGCAGAACCTCAAGGTCACCCTGACCGCCGCCGACAAGCTTTCGGCGGACCCGAACGCCACGATGAACGTGTCGCTCCAGTTCAAGAATCTGAATGACTTTTCGCCCGAGAGCGTTGTCAATCAGGTGCCGGAGCTGAAGAAGCTGCTTGAGCTGCGCAGCGCGCTCAACGCCCTCAAGGGCCCCCTGGGCAACCTGCCGGCGTTCCGCAAGAAGCTCCAGGCCCTGCTCGCCGACGAGGACGGACGCAAGGCACTCATCAAGGAATTGGGTCTGACCGAAGAGACCAAGTAG